In bacterium 336/3, the following proteins share a genomic window:
- a CDS encoding RNA methyltransferase produces the protein MKISEKYTLSEQDIDRIIEMAWEDRTPFEAIELQFGIKEKEVIELMRQEMKLSSWKMWRKRTNTRGTKHIAKRNEEVNRFKCSRQKSISSNYISKR, from the coding sequence ATGAAAATATCTGAAAAATATACTTTATCAGAACAAGATATAGATAGAATCATTGAAATGGCATGGGAAGATAGAACACCTTTCGAAGCCATAGAATTACAGTTTGGTATCAAAGAAAAAGAAGTAATAGAACTGATGAGACAGGAAATGAAACTTTCATCTTGGAAAATGTGGCGAAAAAGAACGAATACACGAGGTACAAAACATATAGCCAAACGTAATGAGGAGGTAAATCGTTTTAAATGCTCTCGCCAAAAATCCATCTCATCAAACTATATTTCTAAAAGATAA
- a CDS encoding chemotaxis protein CheY yields the protein MLVDDNDTDNFISKRIIEITKFAKRVEIKNSGKSALQYLQDNQGNVENLPDLIFLDINMPIVDGFVFLFEFEMFPDELKNKCKVVILSSSDNKRDIEKIVDNEYVIKFITKPLTDNALNEVKNLLSALNQQS from the coding sequence ATGCTTGTAGATGATAATGATACTGACAATTTTATCAGTAAACGTATCATTGAAATTACAAAATTCGCTAAACGAGTAGAAATTAAAAATTCAGGTAAAAGTGCTTTACAATATCTACAAGATAATCAGGGTAATGTAGAAAATCTACCTGATTTGATATTTCTGGATATCAATATGCCAATCGTGGATGGATTCGTATTCTTATTTGAATTTGAAATGTTTCCTGATGAACTTAAAAATAAGTGCAAGGTTGTCATCCTTTCCAGTTCAGATAATAAACGAGATATTGAGAAAATAGTTGATAATGAATATGTAATCAAGTTTATTACTAAACCATTGACAGACAATGCTTTGAATGAAGTAAAAAATTTACTCTCAGCATTAAATCAACAAAGCTAA
- a CDS encoding biotin attachment protein codes for MLKISNEHINAQEVEKKVYSLRLLQTPRSARILTYWITGIMVFGFFCLFLPWQQNVRGNGRITAFAPQDRPQDVTAVIAGQIKEWHVQEGQFVAQNDTILILSEVKTDYFDPEQLKRIEEQVLAKGESIEATMRNINAIDNRLAALQEGQIFGLEKSRAKIAQNRNKLSADSMDFQNAKLQYELEKTQFDNSKKQHEAGLISLNEFLKRQGTFQDKFAKYNSSENKYLGAKQELYQSLADYNSTRADYMDKIAKAESEKSYYQSYLATSKGELSEKQNKFSNIQIRNNQYFILAPQAGYVIKALKAGIGETVKEGDAVVTIQPAQPKKAIELYVKAMDLPLISKGTKVRLEFDGFPALQFSGWPAVNIGTFGGEVIVIDYVNTKDNKYRVLIAPDEKEKPWPTQLRIGTGTYGWFMLRDVPIWYEIWRQLNGFPPSLDEEPRIKDEKLPPNLKEQKKDKK; via the coding sequence ATGTTGAAAATATCGAATGAACATATCAATGCCCAAGAAGTAGAAAAAAAGGTTTATTCTTTAAGGCTTTTGCAAACACCTCGTTCAGCAAGAATTCTAACATATTGGATAACAGGAATTATGGTGTTTGGCTTTTTCTGTTTATTTTTGCCTTGGCAACAAAACGTTAGAGGAAATGGAAGAATAACGGCTTTTGCACCACAAGACCGTCCCCAAGATGTTACAGCCGTTATTGCTGGACAAATAAAAGAATGGCATGTTCAAGAAGGACAATTTGTAGCTCAAAACGATACAATTCTTATTTTGTCAGAAGTTAAGACAGATTATTTTGACCCAGAACAACTCAAAAGAATAGAAGAACAGGTTCTTGCAAAAGGAGAAAGTATAGAAGCGACCATGAGAAATATTAATGCTATTGATAATCGTTTAGCAGCTTTGCAAGAAGGGCAAATATTTGGTTTAGAGAAATCAAGGGCGAAAATAGCACAAAATCGTAATAAACTCTCTGCTGATAGTATGGATTTTCAAAATGCTAAATTGCAATATGAGCTAGAAAAAACACAATTTGATAACTCTAAAAAACAACATGAAGCAGGTTTAATTTCGTTGAATGAGTTTTTGAAAAGACAAGGTACATTCCAAGACAAATTTGCCAAATACAATTCTTCCGAAAATAAATATTTAGGAGCAAAACAAGAGCTTTATCAAAGTTTGGCTGACTATAATTCTACAAGAGCCGATTATATGGATAAAATAGCCAAAGCTGAATCGGAAAAAAGTTATTATCAGTCTTATTTGGCTACTTCCAAAGGAGAACTCTCCGAAAAACAAAACAAATTCTCAAATATTCAAATCCGTAATAATCAGTATTTTATATTAGCTCCGCAAGCTGGTTATGTGATAAAAGCCTTAAAAGCTGGTATTGGAGAAACTGTAAAAGAAGGGGATGCTGTGGTTACCATTCAACCTGCTCAACCCAAAAAGGCAATTGAATTGTATGTAAAAGCAATGGATTTGCCACTGATTTCAAAAGGTACAAAAGTTCGTTTGGAATTTGATGGTTTCCCCGCATTACAATTTTCTGGTTGGCCTGCTGTAAATATTGGTACATTTGGAGGCGAGGTAATCGTCATTGATTATGTCAATACCAAAGATAACAAATATAGGGTACTGATAGCTCCAGACGAAAAAGAAAAACCTTGGCCTACTCAACTGCGTATAGGTACAGGAACTTATGGTTGGTTTATGCTCAGAGATGTTCCCATTTGGTATGAAATCTGGCGACAACTCAATGGTTTCCCTCCTAGTTTAGATGAAGAGCCTCGTATCAAAGATGAGAAGCTTCCTCCTAATCTAAAAGAACAAAAGAAAGATAAAAAATAA
- a CDS encoding aconitate hydratase, whose protein sequence is MAFDFEMIKSVYARMPERVEAARKVLGRPMTLAEKILYAHLHENPVKEVFERGKSYVDFAPDRVAMQDATAQMALLQFMTAGKTKVAVPSSVHCDHLIQAKEGAAKDLNRANKESEEVFDFLSSVSNKYGIGFWKPGAGIIHQIVLENYAFPGGMMIGTDSHTVNAGGLGMIAIGVGGADACDVMAGLPWELKMPKLIGVKLTGKLNGWTSAKDVILKVAGILTVKGGTDKIIEYFGEGAISLSATGKGTICNMGAEVGATTSTFGYDDSMSRYLKATGRAEVATLADVIKEHLTGDPEVYADPKKYFDEVIEINLSELEPHVNGPFTPDLATPISKLKEEAIKNGWPLKIEAGLIGSCTNSSYEDIARAVSLAKQVSAKGLKAKAEFMINPGSEQIRYTIERDGFLKVFDEVGAIVFTNACGPCIGMWDRVGAEKQEKNTIVHSFNRNFAKRADGNPNTYAFVTSPELVTALAIAGDLGFNPLTDTLINEKGEAVKLDPPTGDELPSKGFAVEDAGYQAPAEDGSKVEVLVSPTSKRLQLLEPFIKWDGADFKGLKLLIKAKGKCTTDHISMAGPWLKFRGHLDNISNNLLIGAVNAFNDKTDSVKNQLTGAYEGVPVVQRQYKAQGVGSIVVGDENYGEGSSREHAAMEPRHLGVKVVLVKSFARIHETNLKKQGMLALTFANPSDYDKIQEDDNIDVLGLTTFAPGVQLTIALTHKDGSKEEFKVNHSYNAPQIEWFKAGSALNLMGK, encoded by the coding sequence ATGGCTTTTGATTTTGAAATGATTAAGTCGGTATATGCTCGTATGCCTGAGCGTGTAGAGGCAGCCCGCAAAGTATTAGGTCGCCCAATGACTTTAGCGGAGAAAATTTTGTATGCCCATCTGCATGAAAATCCAGTAAAAGAGGTTTTTGAAAGAGGAAAATCGTATGTGGACTTCGCTCCTGACCGTGTAGCTATGCAAGATGCAACTGCTCAAATGGCTTTGTTACAATTTATGACCGCAGGTAAAACGAAAGTAGCTGTACCTTCTTCTGTACATTGCGATCACTTAATTCAGGCGAAAGAAGGTGCTGCAAAAGATTTGAACAGAGCAAACAAGGAAAGTGAAGAAGTTTTTGATTTCCTTTCTTCTGTTTCTAATAAATATGGCATTGGTTTTTGGAAACCTGGTGCTGGTATTATTCACCAAATTGTATTGGAAAATTATGCTTTTCCTGGTGGAATGATGATTGGTACAGACTCTCATACTGTAAATGCAGGCGGTTTGGGTATGATAGCCATTGGTGTGGGTGGTGCTGATGCTTGTGATGTAATGGCTGGTTTACCTTGGGAGCTTAAAATGCCTAAACTCATTGGTGTAAAGCTTACAGGTAAATTAAATGGTTGGACTTCAGCGAAAGATGTGATTTTGAAAGTAGCTGGCATCTTGACTGTGAAAGGTGGTACAGATAAAATTATTGAATATTTTGGTGAAGGAGCTATCAGTCTTTCTGCAACTGGTAAAGGTACAATTTGTAATATGGGTGCAGAAGTAGGTGCTACTACTTCTACTTTCGGTTATGATGATAGCATGAGCCGTTATTTAAAGGCTACAGGCAGAGCAGAAGTTGCAACTTTAGCTGATGTCATCAAAGAACATTTGACTGGTGATCCTGAAGTATATGCTGACCCTAAAAAATATTTTGATGAAGTTATCGAAATCAATTTGTCAGAATTAGAGCCACATGTAAATGGTCCTTTTACTCCAGATTTGGCAACACCTATTTCTAAATTAAAAGAAGAAGCTATCAAAAATGGTTGGCCTCTTAAAATAGAAGCAGGTTTGATAGGTTCTTGTACCAACTCTTCTTACGAAGATATTGCTCGTGCTGTGTCTTTGGCAAAGCAAGTTTCTGCAAAAGGATTAAAAGCAAAAGCAGAATTTATGATTAACCCAGGTTCAGAACAAATTCGTTATACAATAGAGCGTGATGGTTTCTTAAAGGTATTTGATGAAGTAGGTGCTATTGTATTTACAAATGCTTGTGGTCCTTGTATTGGTATGTGGGACAGAGTAGGTGCTGAAAAACAAGAGAAAAATACGATTGTTCACTCTTTCAATCGTAATTTTGCTAAACGAGCTGATGGAAACCCCAATACTTATGCTTTTGTAACTTCCCCTGAACTTGTAACTGCACTTGCTATTGCAGGTGATTTAGGTTTCAACCCCTTGACTGATACACTTATCAATGAAAAAGGTGAAGCTGTAAAACTTGACCCACCAACAGGTGATGAATTGCCAAGCAAAGGCTTTGCAGTAGAAGATGCTGGTTATCAAGCTCCTGCCGAAGATGGTAGCAAAGTTGAAGTTTTAGTTTCTCCTACTTCTAAGCGTTTACAACTTTTAGAACCCTTTATAAAATGGGATGGAGCAGATTTTAAAGGCTTGAAATTACTTATCAAGGCAAAAGGCAAGTGTACCACTGACCATATTTCTATGGCAGGACCTTGGTTAAAGTTCCGTGGACATTTAGATAATATTTCTAATAACTTACTCATTGGAGCTGTTAATGCTTTCAATGACAAAACTGATTCTGTGAAAAACCAGCTTACTGGTGCTTATGAGGGTGTACCTGTAGTACAACGTCAATACAAAGCTCAAGGTGTTGGTTCTATTGTTGTTGGAGATGAAAACTATGGAGAAGGTTCTTCTCGTGAGCATGCAGCTATGGAGCCTCGTCATTTGGGCGTAAAGGTGGTACTTGTGAAATCATTTGCTCGTATTCATGAAACCAACTTGAAAAAACAAGGTATGTTGGCTCTTACTTTTGCAAACCCTTCAGATTATGACAAGATTCAAGAAGATGATAACATTGATGTATTAGGTTTAACTACCTTTGCACCAGGTGTACAACTGACAATAGCTCTTACACACAAAGATGGTAGCAAAGAAGAATTTAAAGTAAACCATAGTTACAATGCTCCTCAAATAGAATGGTTCAAAGCTGGTTCAGCTTTGAATTTGATGGGTAAATAA
- a CDS encoding UDP-3-O-(3-hydroxymyristoyl) glucosamine N-acyltransferase, giving the protein MKFSIQQIALMLNGKIQGNPDLEISNLGKIQDAKQGDIAFLANPKYEPYIYTTQATAVIVGKDFEARQAIHATLIIVDDAYSAFSKLLEEYEKLVSFSKKGIENPSFISESAKTGKDLYLGAFAYIGSNVQIGDNCKIYPNSYIGDNVKIGDNTIIYAGVKIYKDCMIGNNCVLHAGVVIGSDGFGFAPQTDGTYKTVPQIGNVVIEDYVSIGANTTIDRATMGSTIIRQGAKIDNLVQIAHNAIVGKNTVVAAQVGIAGSSEIGDNCMLGGQVGIAGHLKIASKTNIGAQSGLGSNITEEGTNWQGSPAFELKSFYRATAIFKKLPEIFRQLNELEKKVLNLLTKDKE; this is encoded by the coding sequence ATGAAGTTTAGTATACAACAAATAGCTCTGATGCTGAATGGGAAAATACAAGGCAATCCCGATTTAGAAATCAGTAATTTGGGGAAAATTCAAGATGCCAAACAAGGTGACATTGCTTTTTTGGCAAATCCTAAGTATGAGCCTTATATTTATACAACCCAAGCAACTGCTGTTATTGTTGGTAAAGATTTTGAGGCTAGACAAGCCATTCATGCTACTTTAATTATTGTTGATGATGCATATAGTGCCTTTTCAAAATTATTAGAAGAATATGAAAAACTTGTATCTTTTTCAAAAAAAGGCATTGAAAACCCTTCATTTATCAGCGAATCAGCAAAAACAGGAAAAGACTTATATTTAGGAGCTTTTGCATATATTGGTTCAAATGTACAAATTGGAGATAACTGTAAGATTTATCCTAATAGTTATATAGGTGATAATGTAAAAATTGGCGATAATACAATTATTTATGCAGGTGTAAAAATCTATAAAGATTGTATGATTGGCAATAATTGTGTGTTGCATGCTGGGGTTGTCATAGGTAGTGATGGATTTGGTTTTGCTCCACAAACTGATGGTACTTACAAAACTGTACCTCAAATTGGAAATGTTGTGATTGAAGACTACGTAAGTATTGGAGCAAACACAACCATTGATAGAGCTACCATGGGTTCAACAATTATCAGACAAGGTGCGAAAATAGATAATTTGGTACAAATTGCTCACAATGCAATTGTAGGCAAAAATACTGTTGTTGCTGCTCAGGTTGGTATAGCAGGTTCTTCAGAAATTGGTGATAATTGTATGTTGGGAGGACAAGTTGGAATTGCAGGACATTTAAAAATTGCCTCTAAAACAAATATTGGAGCTCAGTCAGGTTTAGGTAGTAATATCACAGAAGAAGGAACAAATTGGCAAGGTTCTCCTGCATTTGAGTTAAAATCTTTTTATAGAGCTACTGCTATTTTCAAAAAATTACCTGAAATTTTTAGGCAACTCAATGAACTTGAGAAAAAAGTTTTAAATTTGCTCACAAAAGATAAGGAATAA
- a CDS encoding UDP-3-O-[3-hydroxymyristoyl] N-acetylglucosamine deacetylase (catalyzes the zinc dependent deacetylation of UDP-(3-O-acyl)-N-acetylglucosamine to UDP-3-O-(3-hydroxytetradecanoyl)-glucosamine in the second step of lipid A biosynthesis and catalyzes the dehydration of beta-hydroxyacyl-ACP to trans-2-acyl-ACP in fatty acid biosynthesis): protein MYYKQHTIQKSVTVSGVGLHTGKISTMNFLPAPIGHGIRFQRIDLEGRPTILADADLVVDVSRGTTIEQNGARVYTVEHTLAALTGLEIDNVLIEIDGPEPPILDGSSIQFLNTLKEAGLQEQDARRNFFYISENISYQDTKRGVELVAKPGYSYELSVTVDYNSSVLGVQEASLKKLSNFEREIASCRTFCFLHELEMLYKGGLIKGGDLSNAIVIVDKVMPPEELNELAKLLGKPSVEVKAEGILDNIELRYTNEPARHKLLDLVGDLALVGRPLIGHIKGLRPGHAANVELAKKIKSYMNKKEKQGMIYNPDAPVVMDAMQIEATLPHRFPFLLIDKIAHLDEHSVVAIKNVSMNEWYFQGHFPKNPVMPGVLQVEGLAQAGGIFALSTVPDPENYWTYFLRIDECRFHQKVVPGDIVLYHCMLTTPIRRSIVKMEGQAFVNGKLVCEAKLTASITKKDGK, encoded by the coding sequence ATGTATTATAAACAACATACTATCCAAAAATCTGTTACTGTATCAGGTGTTGGTCTGCATACAGGCAAAATATCAACCATGAATTTTTTACCCGCTCCTATTGGACATGGTATTCGATTCCAAAGAATTGATTTAGAAGGAAGACCTACTATTTTAGCTGACGCAGATTTAGTAGTCGATGTTTCAAGAGGTACGACCATTGAGCAAAATGGAGCAAGAGTTTATACAGTAGAACATACTTTAGCTGCTCTTACAGGTTTAGAAATAGATAATGTATTAATTGAAATTGATGGACCTGAACCTCCTATTTTGGATGGTAGCTCCATACAATTTTTGAATACACTTAAGGAAGCTGGCTTACAAGAACAAGATGCTCGTAGAAATTTTTTCTATATTTCTGAAAATATCTCATATCAAGATACAAAAAGAGGTGTAGAACTTGTAGCAAAACCTGGTTACTCTTATGAGTTATCTGTCACCGTTGATTATAATTCGTCTGTATTAGGAGTACAGGAAGCTTCTTTAAAAAAACTTTCTAATTTTGAAAGAGAAATAGCTTCTTGCCGTACATTCTGTTTTTTACATGAATTAGAAATGCTTTATAAAGGTGGGCTTATTAAAGGAGGAGATTTGAGTAATGCTATTGTTATTGTGGATAAAGTGATGCCTCCTGAAGAGCTTAATGAATTAGCCAAACTTTTAGGTAAGCCTTCCGTAGAAGTAAAAGCTGAAGGTATCTTAGATAATATAGAGTTGCGTTATACAAATGAGCCTGCTCGTCATAAATTATTAGATTTGGTAGGAGATTTAGCATTAGTAGGAAGACCTCTTATTGGACATATCAAAGGTTTACGCCCAGGACATGCTGCCAATGTAGAACTAGCTAAGAAGATAAAGTCCTACATGAATAAAAAAGAAAAACAAGGTATGATTTACAATCCAGATGCTCCTGTAGTTATGGATGCAATGCAAATAGAAGCAACGCTTCCTCATAGATTCCCGTTTTTATTAATAGATAAGATTGCTCACTTAGATGAACATTCTGTGGTTGCAATTAAGAATGTTTCTATGAATGAATGGTATTTTCAAGGGCATTTCCCTAAAAATCCAGTCATGCCAGGTGTATTGCAAGTAGAAGGTTTGGCTCAAGCAGGAGGTATTTTTGCATTGAGTACTGTTCCTGATCCTGAAAACTACTGGACATATTTTTTACGAATAGATGAATGTCGTTTTCATCAAAAAGTTGTTCCCGGTGATATAGTTTTGTATCATTGTATGCTTACAACACCCATCAGAAGAAGTATTGTAAAAATGGAAGGACAAGCTTTTGTTAATGGTAAATTAGTTTGTGAAGCAAAACTCACTGCAAGTATTACGAAGAAAGATGGTAAGTAA